Proteins co-encoded in one Pseudomonadota bacterium genomic window:
- a CDS encoding NADPH-dependent assimilatory sulfite reductase hemoprotein subunit has protein sequence MSDTPLSDVERIKTASRHLRGTLSESLGDAVTGALADDDTQLSKFHGIYQQDDRDLRAERRKQKLEPAFSFMIRVRVPGGLVTGQQWVALDDIADEYANGTLRLTTRQAVQYHGIVKRGLKQAMASINATLLDTLAACGDVNRNVMCTAHPDDSTLHRQVFEAAQQVHDHLTPQTGAYHEIWLDGKKVEGPDVEPIYGDTYLPRKFKSVVALPPVNDVDIFAHDLGFIAIVEDGELVGFNVTVGGGLGMTHGDQGTFPRLADVIGFCAPDQVRDVSEHVVTVQRDFGDRTNRKHARLKYTIEDRGVDWFVETLNARLAQPLQAARPFAFDTTGDRYGWVEREDGRWNYTLFVENGRIADNAEHQMRTAMRELATAFGADFRITPNQNLVIVGLDAQRKDAVSELLERYRVTGKEGPTALRQNAMACVAFPTCSQAMAEAERYLPSLLSRIEALMAEHSLGDIPIVTRMTGCPNGCARPYLAEIGLVGKGPGTYNLLLGAAPDGSRLNTQYRENIGEEQILAELDRLLGDYAAHRHEGERFGDFVVRAGHVPALDHGRDYHRLAAAVTG, from the coding sequence ATGAGCGATACGCCCCTGTCTGATGTCGAGCGCATCAAGACCGCCAGCCGTCACCTGCGGGGCACCCTCTCGGAGAGCCTCGGCGACGCGGTCACCGGCGCCCTGGCTGACGATGACACGCAGCTGAGCAAGTTTCACGGCATCTACCAGCAGGACGACCGCGACCTGCGCGCCGAACGGCGCAAGCAGAAGCTGGAGCCGGCGTTCAGTTTCATGATTCGCGTGCGCGTGCCCGGCGGACTGGTCACCGGCCAGCAATGGGTGGCCCTGGATGACATCGCCGACGAGTACGCCAACGGCACGCTGCGGCTCACGACACGGCAGGCCGTGCAGTACCACGGCATCGTCAAGCGTGGCCTGAAGCAAGCCATGGCCTCGATCAACGCGACCCTGCTCGACACCCTGGCCGCCTGCGGCGACGTCAACCGCAACGTCATGTGCACGGCCCACCCGGATGACTCGACGCTTCACCGCCAAGTGTTCGAGGCTGCACAGCAGGTGCACGATCATCTGACGCCCCAAACGGGCGCGTATCACGAGATCTGGCTCGACGGAAAGAAGGTCGAAGGGCCTGACGTCGAGCCGATCTACGGCGATACCTACCTGCCGCGTAAGTTCAAGTCCGTCGTCGCCCTACCGCCGGTGAACGACGTGGACATCTTCGCCCACGATCTGGGGTTCATCGCCATCGTGGAAGACGGCGAGCTGGTCGGTTTCAACGTCACCGTGGGCGGCGGCCTCGGCATGACCCACGGCGACCAGGGCACGTTCCCGCGCCTCGCCGACGTGATCGGCTTCTGCGCGCCCGATCAGGTGCGTGACGTCTCAGAGCACGTGGTCACCGTGCAGCGCGACTTCGGTGACCGCACCAACCGTAAGCATGCTCGCCTTAAGTACACGATCGAAGATCGCGGCGTCGATTGGTTCGTCGAGACGCTCAACGCGCGCCTGGCGCAACCACTGCAGGCGGCGCGGCCCTTTGCATTCGATACCACCGGCGATCGCTACGGTTGGGTCGAGCGTGAGGACGGTCGCTGGAACTACACGCTGTTCGTCGAGAACGGTCGCATCGCGGACAACGCGGAGCACCAGATGCGCACGGCCATGCGTGAGTTGGCGACGGCGTTCGGTGCCGATTTCCGCATCACGCCCAATCAGAACCTGGTGATCGTCGGGCTCGATGCGCAACGCAAAGACGCGGTGAGCGAACTTCTCGAGCGCTATCGGGTCACGGGAAAGGAGGGGCCGACAGCGCTGCGCCAAAACGCCATGGCCTGCGTCGCCTTCCCCACCTGTTCGCAGGCGATGGCGGAGGCGGAGCGTTACCTACCGTCGCTGTTGAGTCGCATCGAGGCGTTGATGGCAGAGCACAGTCTTGGGGACATCCCGATTGTCACCCGCATGACCGGCTGTCCCAACGGGTGCGCCCGGCCGTACCTTGCGGAGATCGGCCTCGTGGGGAAGGGGCCTGGTACCTACAACCTCTTGCTCGGTGCGGCGCCCGACGGCAGTCGTCTGAATACGCAGTATCGGGAGAACATCGGTGAGGAGCAGATCCTCGCCGAGCTGGATCGCTTGTTAGGGGACTACGCCGCGCATCGTCACGAGGGCGAGCGCTTTGGTGACTTCGTGGTGCGGGCAGGCCATGTGCCAGCCTTGGACCACGGTCGCGATTACCACCGCCTGGCGGCGGCGGTTACCGGATGA
- a CDS encoding sulfite exporter TauE/SafE family protein, whose translation MEIWQAIALCGVGVAAGWMNVMAAGGSMLTVPVMLLFGLDGPVANGTNRVAILAQNAVAVLAFRKRGYEQPLLGLSLGLATLPGALVGAFTGVQLRGERFELVLAVVMLISMAAMWSQGREKQRPDAPPTATPSQRPSRQRLILGHLCMIGVGFWGGLIQVGVGFVLMPVLHRVLGFDLVRVNQYKVLAVLTYTVPVLAVYAWQSGVLWLTGAALALGNAIGGWLGAHHTMTRGAGLVHLVFNLALIALVIRLVFF comes from the coding sequence TTGGAGATCTGGCAGGCAATTGCCCTGTGCGGCGTCGGCGTCGCGGCGGGTTGGATGAACGTGATGGCCGCCGGCGGCTCCATGCTGACCGTGCCCGTGATGCTCCTGTTCGGCCTCGACGGCCCCGTGGCGAACGGCACCAACCGGGTGGCCATCCTGGCCCAGAACGCCGTCGCCGTCCTCGCCTTTCGCAAGCGCGGCTACGAACAACCCCTGCTCGGCCTGTCCCTGGGGCTGGCGACGCTCCCGGGGGCGCTGGTCGGTGCGTTTACCGGCGTCCAGCTACGGGGTGAGCGCTTCGAACTCGTGCTGGCGGTAGTGATGCTCATCTCCATGGCGGCCATGTGGAGCCAAGGCCGGGAGAAGCAGCGACCCGACGCGCCTCCTACCGCCACACCAAGCCAACGGCCTAGCCGTCAGCGCCTGATCCTCGGACACCTGTGCATGATCGGCGTTGGTTTTTGGGGCGGACTGATTCAGGTGGGCGTGGGCTTCGTGCTCATGCCCGTACTCCACCGCGTCCTCGGCTTCGATCTGGTGCGCGTGAATCAGTACAAGGTGCTCGCCGTCCTCACCTACACGGTGCCCGTGCTCGCGGTGTACGCCTGGCAGTCCGGCGTGCTGTGGCTCACGGGCGCCGCCCTGGCCCTCGGCAATGCGATCGGGGGCTGGCTCGGCGCGCACCACACCATGACCCGCGGTGCGGGGCTGGTGCATCTGGTGTTCAACCTGGCGCTGATCGCGCTGGTGATTCGCCTAGTGTTCTTCTAG
- a CDS encoding YqgE/AlgH family protein, with product MKRRSSSTLIASAGLLLLLLSALAPFTFAMEPGAGRFLVASEAIDDPNFAKTVVLVLHHDGDGSIGLIINQHSDIAPAQLFPGVRGLGRYQGMLFLGGPVELSHVSVLAIEGAGGTAVLDGVYLSNDPTTLEGLLQVRGAVGERALRIFIGYAGWAPGQLEAEIAAGGWQVHPASAAQVFERDPSRLWQSLIEGGSKAAPDEPFVVRRSSPTSTTPGASR from the coding sequence ATGAAACGTCGCTCATCCTCCACCCTGATCGCAAGCGCAGGCCTTTTGCTGCTGTTGCTCAGCGCCTTGGCGCCCTTTACCTTCGCCATGGAGCCCGGCGCGGGGCGATTCCTCGTGGCCAGCGAGGCTATCGACGACCCGAACTTTGCGAAGACGGTCGTGTTGGTGCTGCACCATGACGGTGACGGCAGCATCGGCCTCATCATCAATCAGCATTCGGACATCGCGCCGGCCCAGCTGTTTCCCGGGGTTCGTGGACTCGGTCGGTACCAGGGGATGCTGTTCCTGGGTGGTCCGGTGGAGCTGAGCCATGTGAGCGTGCTCGCGATCGAGGGCGCCGGCGGCACGGCGGTGCTGGACGGCGTCTACCTCAGTAACGATCCGACCACCTTGGAAGGGCTCTTACAGGTGCGAGGCGCCGTGGGTGAGCGCGCCCTGCGTATCTTCATCGGCTACGCGGGTTGGGCTCCCGGTCAGCTGGAAGCGGAAATCGCCGCGGGTGGATGGCAGGTGCATCCTGCCAGCGCGGCGCAGGTGTTCGAGCGGGATCCATCGCGTCTGTGGCAGAGCCTGATTGAAGGCGGATCGAAGGCAGCGCCCGACGAGCCTTTCGTCGTGCGCCGGTCCTCACCCACCAGCACAACGCCCGGCGCCAGCCGATAG
- a CDS encoding phosphoadenylyl-sulfate reductase, whose protein sequence is MSAERQLLMRPTEVLDEGQTREIAVEHANHTLAAMTAPERVAWALEHLPSNVAMTSSFGAQSAVMLHMVTQQRPDIPVILIDTGYLFPETYRFVDEMTERLALNLEVYRPATSAAWQEARYGKRWEQGAQGISAYNRENKVEPMERALRDLQVGTWFSGLRRVQASTRRALPVLSGSGERWKVLPVVDWSDRDVFEYLKAHELPYHPLWFEGYVSIGDVHTTQSLHDAGSVDDTRFFGLLRECGIHEIDLQQVDGAAAP, encoded by the coding sequence ATGAGTGCTGAACGACAGCTCCTGATGAGACCCACGGAAGTGCTCGATGAGGGACAGACCCGCGAGATCGCCGTCGAGCATGCGAACCACACCCTGGCTGCGATGACGGCACCCGAGCGCGTCGCTTGGGCCCTCGAGCACCTGCCGAGCAACGTGGCCATGACGTCGAGCTTCGGTGCCCAGTCCGCTGTCATGCTGCACATGGTCACTCAGCAGCGGCCCGACATTCCCGTTATCTTGATAGACACCGGCTACCTCTTCCCCGAAACCTATCGCTTCGTCGACGAGATGACCGAGCGCTTGGCCCTGAACCTCGAGGTCTACCGGCCCGCCACCAGCGCGGCCTGGCAGGAGGCTCGTTACGGCAAGCGTTGGGAGCAGGGTGCGCAAGGCATCTCCGCGTATAACCGTGAGAACAAGGTGGAGCCAATGGAGCGCGCCCTGCGCGACCTGCAGGTGGGTACCTGGTTCTCCGGTCTTCGCCGGGTTCAAGCGAGCACCCGGCGTGCCTTGCCCGTGCTCAGCGGCAGCGGGGAGCGATGGAAAGTGCTGCCGGTAGTCGATTGGAGCGACCGCGATGTCTTCGAATACCTGAAGGCCCACGAGTTGCCGTACCACCCCCTGTGGTTCGAGGGCTACGTATCGATCGGCGACGTGCATACCACCCAGTCGTTGCACGATGCGGGCAGTGTGGATGACACGCGCTTTTTCGGTCTGCTACGCGAGTGCGGGATTCACGAGATCGACCTGCAGCAGGTGGACGGGGCCGCCGCGCCCTAG
- the aceK gene encoding bifunctional isocitrate dehydrogenase kinase/phosphatase encodes MHACAHQVFIDFVRYNSEFRSITQRAKQRFEQRKWAASRADAVERIQLYDNCVNATVARVRELFEQTPTCPILEERVWHAMRRRFAENIATYRDIEFTRTYFNSVARRVFGVADAVQRIVFQSEDSQPLAQSAHPLGVRRYALQGGSLTQLFTVLLADYPFAVTYRDIVSSGDHVASEVREFLESAGAGEPQLVEMIGPVFFRDTRAYLVGRLTSASRQHPLLIALRNAQTGIEVDAVLLDDDEVSFVFGFARSYFHVDLESVTSAVIFLHSIMPHKSVVDLFTMLGRAKQGKTQRYHEIREHLALSSERFRDAALDKGMVMIVFALPSYGGVFKVIRDNFAYPKTTTRQDVKDKYRLVATHDRVGRLVEAQEFAGMKFAADRFEPTLRDELLNEATASTHLEGENTLVLDHVYVERRLIPLNKYLREASGEDRMQVVIDYGQAIRDLAHANIFPGDLLLKNFGVSRQRRVVFFDYDELCLVTDCNFRDPVQAAYEEDEMRPSDWFYVAENDVFPHQFASFLGFGGELRDRFLELHGELFTAAWWRDVKARHERGEVLELVPYRRRGEQDALRDGPRDGLEEH; translated from the coding sequence GTGCATGCCTGCGCGCACCAGGTGTTCATCGATTTTGTGCGCTACAACTCCGAGTTTCGCTCCATCACACAGCGCGCGAAGCAACGTTTCGAACAACGCAAGTGGGCGGCAAGTCGCGCGGACGCGGTGGAGCGGATTCAGCTCTACGACAACTGTGTGAACGCCACCGTCGCGCGCGTGCGCGAATTGTTTGAGCAAACACCGACTTGCCCGATTCTCGAGGAGCGCGTTTGGCACGCCATGCGCCGGCGCTTCGCCGAGAACATCGCCACCTACCGAGACATCGAGTTCACGCGCACCTACTTCAATTCGGTGGCGCGCCGGGTGTTCGGGGTGGCCGACGCCGTGCAGCGCATCGTCTTCCAGTCGGAGGACAGCCAGCCCCTCGCCCAGTCTGCCCATCCGCTGGGCGTGCGACGCTACGCCTTGCAGGGCGGGTCCCTGACACAATTGTTTACCGTGTTGCTCGCCGACTACCCCTTCGCCGTGACCTATCGCGACATCGTGAGCAGCGGTGACCATGTGGCGAGCGAGGTGCGCGAGTTCCTCGAGAGCGCTGGGGCAGGCGAGCCGCAGCTGGTGGAGATGATCGGTCCCGTCTTTTTTCGCGATACGCGCGCCTACCTCGTGGGCCGCCTGACCTCCGCCAGCCGCCAACACCCGTTGCTGATCGCCTTGCGCAACGCGCAAACGGGTATCGAGGTGGATGCGGTGCTCCTCGACGACGATGAGGTTAGCTTCGTCTTCGGCTTCGCTCGCTCGTACTTCCACGTAGATCTAGAGAGCGTGACCAGCGCGGTGATCTTCCTGCATTCGATCATGCCGCATAAGTCCGTGGTGGACCTGTTCACGATGTTGGGGCGGGCCAAGCAGGGGAAGACCCAGCGCTACCACGAGATTCGCGAGCACCTCGCCCTGTCCAGCGAACGCTTCCGCGACGCGGCCCTCGACAAGGGCATGGTGATGATCGTATTCGCCCTGCCGTCCTACGGCGGTGTGTTCAAGGTGATCCGCGACAACTTCGCCTACCCGAAAACCACCACCCGGCAGGACGTGAAGGACAAGTACCGCCTGGTGGCGACCCACGATCGGGTCGGTCGCCTGGTCGAGGCGCAGGAGTTCGCCGGCATGAAGTTCGCAGCGGATCGCTTCGAACCCACCCTTCGCGATGAGTTGCTGAATGAAGCCACCGCCAGCACCCATCTCGAGGGCGAGAACACGCTGGTGCTGGATCACGTCTACGTCGAGCGGCGTCTGATCCCGCTCAACAAATATTTGCGCGAGGCCAGCGGTGAGGATCGCATGCAGGTGGTGATCGACTACGGACAAGCTATTCGAGACCTGGCCCACGCCAACATCTTCCCCGGCGATCTGCTATTGAAGAACTTCGGCGTGAGTCGCCAGCGCCGGGTCGTGTTCTTCGACTACGATGAGCTGTGCCTCGTTACGGACTGCAATTTCCGCGATCCGGTGCAGGCCGCCTACGAGGAAGACGAGATGCGGCCCTCCGATTGGTTCTACGTGGCGGAGAACGACGTCTTCCCACATCAGTTCGCCTCGTTCCTCGGCTTCGGCGGCGAACTGCGCGATCGCTTCCTGGAACTCCACGGCGAGTTGTTCACGGCGGCGTGGTGGCGCGATGTGAAGGCGCGTCACGAGCGCGGCGAGGTGCTCGAACTGGTGCCCTACCGACGGCGCGGCGAGCAAGACGCGTTGCGCGATGGCCCACGCGATGGCCTAGAAGAACACTAG
- a CDS encoding response regulator has protein sequence MVTGRRYSVLLVEDQALVREMITSVLEANDFRVTPVACMNEAIDAFSAASLEIDTVLSDVRLGDGRNGIELADWVRERHADMPVILMSALTDASYATYHFLQKPFTERELLTVIADATAQASKPNPTVTL, from the coding sequence ATGGTAACGGGTCGTCGTTATTCCGTGCTGCTGGTCGAGGATCAGGCCCTGGTGCGCGAGATGATCACCTCAGTGCTAGAGGCGAACGATTTCCGCGTCACCCCCGTGGCCTGCATGAACGAGGCAATCGACGCGTTCAGCGCCGCGTCGCTGGAGATCGACACGGTCTTGTCGGACGTGCGCCTGGGGGACGGCCGCAACGGCATCGAACTGGCCGATTGGGTGCGCGAGCGCCACGCGGACATGCCAGTGATACTGATGTCAGCGCTCACCGACGCGTCGTACGCGACCTATCACTTCTTGCAAAAACCCTTCACCGAAAGGGAATTACTAACCGTCATCGCGGACGCCACGGCCCAGGCATCCAAACCGAACCCCACCGTTACCTTGTAA
- a CDS encoding SLC13 family permease has product MQIIRNAALVGGPVIATLVGMLVAAQGVGSAGAPWVAGITTLAAVWWIFEPIPIPVTSLLPLALLPLLGILSPGQVGESVGSPLILLLMGGFMLSTAMARSGAHRRLALNAVRAFGRGGGRSLVFGFVTVSAALSMWISNTATVLMLLPIVVAIIEKTDDRALQRGLLLGIAYAGSVGGIGTPVGTPPNLIFLRVYQETTGTEVSFLSWMGFAIPVVLLLVPFIAIWLTRGISTKERIDIPSPGPWRAEEVRTLAIFALTALAWITRTEPGGGWSQWLGLPGANDASVALLAVVLMCLVPNGRGGRLLDWETASEIPWGILLLFGSGIAIAKGFAATGISASLGEALAGLSALPPWLLIGLICVMVTYLTEVTSNTATTALLMPILAAAGVAAGLDPRLLMAPAAMTASCAFMLPVATGPNAVVFSSGRLSIREMAREGFVINLVAVGVVTAVASLLLL; this is encoded by the coding sequence TTGCAGATCATCCGAAACGCAGCCCTGGTGGGCGGACCCGTGATAGCGACGCTGGTGGGCATGCTGGTCGCCGCGCAGGGCGTCGGCTCCGCCGGGGCACCGTGGGTGGCGGGCATCACCACCCTCGCTGCCGTGTGGTGGATCTTCGAGCCGATCCCGATCCCGGTCACCTCTCTGCTGCCTCTGGCCCTGCTGCCGCTGCTTGGGATCCTCTCGCCCGGCCAGGTGGGGGAGTCCGTGGGCAGTCCCCTCATCTTGCTGCTGATGGGCGGCTTCATGCTCTCCACCGCCATGGCGCGAAGCGGCGCCCACCGTCGCCTCGCGCTGAACGCCGTGCGTGCCTTCGGTCGCGGTGGTGGTCGGTCCCTGGTGTTCGGCTTTGTGACCGTGTCGGCCGCCTTGAGCATGTGGATTTCAAACACCGCCACGGTGCTCATGTTGCTGCCCATCGTCGTGGCCATCATCGAGAAGACTGACGATCGCGCGCTCCAGCGAGGACTGCTCCTCGGCATCGCGTACGCCGGCAGCGTGGGGGGTATAGGTACGCCCGTGGGCACGCCGCCGAACTTGATCTTCCTGCGCGTCTACCAGGAGACCACCGGCACGGAGGTGAGCTTTCTCTCCTGGATGGGGTTTGCTATCCCCGTGGTGCTGCTCCTCGTGCCTTTCATCGCCATTTGGCTAACGCGTGGGATCAGTACCAAGGAGCGTATCGACATTCCGAGCCCGGGCCCCTGGCGGGCGGAGGAGGTGCGCACGCTTGCCATCTTCGCGCTCACGGCGCTCGCGTGGATCACGCGAACGGAGCCCGGCGGGGGTTGGAGCCAATGGCTGGGGCTGCCGGGCGCCAACGATGCCAGCGTGGCCCTGCTGGCCGTGGTGCTCATGTGCCTGGTGCCGAACGGTCGCGGCGGGCGCCTCCTCGACTGGGAGACGGCCTCGGAAATTCCCTGGGGCATCTTGCTGCTGTTCGGCTCCGGCATCGCGATCGCCAAGGGCTTCGCAGCCACCGGCATCAGCGCCAGCCTGGGGGAGGCCCTCGCCGGGCTCAGCGCGCTGCCGCCGTGGCTGTTGATCGGCTTGATCTGCGTGATGGTGACCTACCTGACGGAGGTCACCAGCAACACCGCCACCACGGCGTTGCTGATGCCGATCCTCGCCGCTGCTGGGGTGGCGGCAGGACTGGACCCCCGCTTGCTGATGGCGCCTGCGGCCATGACCGCCAGCTGCGCCTTCATGCTGCCCGTGGCCACCGGGCCGAACGCCGTCGTGTTCTCGAGCGGTCGACTCAGCATTCGCGAGATGGCTCGGGAGGGCTTCGTGATCAACCTCGTGGCCGTGGGTGTGGTCACCGCAGTAGCGTCCCTGCTGCTGCTCTGA
- a CDS encoding assimilatory sulfite reductase (NADPH) flavoprotein subunit produces MAQPSTALDFNQGPLDPAQAAAVSQAVDGLNVTQLTWVSGYLAGLAATAGATVPLDTATAPVTLAEASPTLTVLFGSQTGNGQAIAEDLARVAGEQGMAVELKAMQDYRPASLKKESHVLVVVSTHGEGEPPDEAAALHEFLGSKRAPRLDHLHYAVLALGDSSYEHFCQTGRDFDERLAALGATRLADRVDCDVDYEAPADAWRDAMLAQVQEVFAKDTTESAAPRPAVHLHAVANAPRYDKRSPFPAPLLANQPITGRGSGWPVRHLEFSLEDSGLDYEPGDALGVMPRNPQPLVAQLLDRLQARGDEEVTLNDGEALPLHEALASRLEVTVLSRSFVERYAEVAESSVLADLLAGDRSVYGDWAGQRQVIDVLREFPVVLAPEQFAGMLRKLTPRLYSIASSPLASPEEVHLTVAEVRYELFGERHWGAASTYLADAVAEGDTAPVYIQPNSRFRLPANNDAPVIMIGPGTGVAPFRAFVEHRQALGANGRNWLFFGARHFDTDFLYQIEWLRHLRQGSLSKLDVAFSRDQREKIYVQDRLQERGAELYAWLQEGAHVYVCGDASRMANDVDETLRRIVATHGARGDEQASEYLAELRANGRYQRDVY; encoded by the coding sequence ATGGCACAACCCAGCACCGCGCTCGATTTCAATCAAGGTCCCCTGGACCCCGCTCAGGCTGCCGCGGTCAGTCAAGCCGTCGACGGCTTGAACGTGACCCAACTCACCTGGGTGAGCGGCTACCTGGCAGGGCTTGCGGCAACAGCGGGTGCCACCGTGCCCCTCGACACCGCCACGGCACCCGTCACCCTGGCCGAGGCGTCACCCACGCTTACCGTCCTGTTTGGCTCCCAGACCGGCAACGGACAGGCGATTGCCGAAGATCTCGCGCGCGTGGCCGGCGAACAAGGCATGGCGGTGGAGCTCAAGGCGATGCAGGACTACCGCCCGGCGAGCCTGAAGAAGGAGTCCCACGTGCTCGTGGTGGTGAGCACCCACGGTGAGGGGGAACCGCCAGATGAGGCCGCGGCGCTGCACGAGTTCCTCGGCTCCAAGCGGGCGCCGCGCCTGGATCATCTGCACTACGCCGTCCTCGCCCTCGGCGACTCCAGCTACGAGCATTTCTGCCAGACCGGCAGAGACTTCGACGAGCGGCTCGCGGCCCTCGGCGCGACGCGCCTGGCCGATCGCGTCGATTGCGACGTTGACTACGAGGCCCCTGCCGACGCTTGGCGCGACGCCATGCTGGCCCAGGTGCAAGAGGTGTTCGCCAAGGACACGACCGAATCAGCGGCGCCGCGACCGGCGGTGCACCTGCACGCGGTAGCGAACGCGCCGCGCTATGACAAGCGCAGTCCCTTCCCCGCGCCGCTGCTGGCCAACCAGCCGATCACAGGGCGCGGCTCCGGCTGGCCCGTGCGGCACCTGGAGTTCTCCCTCGAGGACAGCGGCCTCGACTACGAACCCGGCGATGCGCTCGGCGTGATGCCGCGCAACCCCCAGCCCCTGGTCGCCCAGCTGCTGGATCGGCTGCAGGCGCGCGGTGACGAGGAGGTCACGCTGAACGATGGCGAGGCGTTGCCCCTGCACGAGGCGTTGGCATCGCGGTTGGAAGTGACGGTGCTCAGCCGCAGCTTCGTCGAGCGCTACGCCGAGGTGGCCGAGTCGAGTGTGCTTGCCGATCTGCTCGCCGGGGATCGCAGCGTCTACGGCGACTGGGCTGGCCAGCGTCAGGTCATCGACGTGCTCCGCGAGTTTCCTGTGGTGCTGGCGCCGGAGCAGTTCGCTGGCATGTTGCGCAAGCTCACGCCGCGCCTCTACTCGATCGCCTCCAGCCCGTTGGCGAGCCCAGAGGAGGTGCACCTCACGGTGGCTGAGGTGCGTTACGAGCTGTTCGGTGAGCGCCATTGGGGCGCCGCGTCCACCTACCTTGCCGACGCGGTGGCTGAAGGTGACACGGCCCCGGTCTACATCCAACCCAATAGTCGCTTTAGGTTGCCTGCGAACAACGACGCGCCGGTCATCATGATCGGCCCAGGCACCGGCGTGGCGCCGTTTCGGGCCTTCGTCGAGCATCGCCAGGCCTTGGGCGCGAACGGACGCAACTGGCTCTTCTTCGGCGCGCGGCACTTCGACACCGATTTCCTGTATCAAATCGAGTGGCTACGCCATCTGCGCCAGGGCAGCTTAAGTAAGCTGGATGTCGCCTTCTCCCGTGATCAGCGCGAGAAGATTTACGTGCAAGATCGTCTGCAAGAGCGTGGCGCAGAGCTCTACGCCTGGCTGCAGGAAGGCGCTCACGTCTATGTCTGCGGCGATGCCTCGCGTATGGCCAACGACGTTGACGAAACCCTTCGGCGCATCGTGGCAACCCACGGAGCGAGGGGCGATGAGCAGGCCAGCGAATACCTGGCCGAGCTGCGCGCCAACGGTCGCTACCAGCGTGACGTGTACTGA
- a CDS encoding LysR substrate-binding domain-containing protein, which translates to MKLQQLRYLLAIADNELNITAAAERLFTSQPGVSKQLKLLEDELGVQVFTRRGKSLDSVTPIGREIIERARRILSEVENIQHLAANQHSEQSGSLSIGTTHTQARYVLPPVIKRFRDCFPSVSLHLHQGTSEQIWQMIRGKEIDFAIVSSSGQPTPRSELIMLPCYRWDRTVIVPRQHALAESDEKLTLPRLAEHPLITYVFSFSGESSLKHAFEQEGLTPEVVFTARDADVIKTYVRIGMGVGIVASMAAECDPQGDLMTLDAAGLFPRCTTWVALRRDAVLPRYMQVFLELFAPHLTHELTMQAMEAPGQTAVDALLADTELKLYGPCAQAEAD; encoded by the coding sequence ATGAAGCTCCAGCAGCTACGTTATCTCCTCGCTATCGCGGATAACGAACTGAACATTACGGCCGCGGCCGAACGCTTGTTCACCTCGCAACCGGGCGTCAGCAAGCAGCTGAAGCTCCTCGAGGACGAGCTCGGCGTTCAGGTCTTCACCCGACGCGGCAAGAGCCTGGACAGCGTCACGCCCATCGGTCGGGAGATCATCGAGCGGGCCCGCCGCATTCTGAGCGAGGTGGAGAACATTCAACACCTCGCCGCCAATCAACACAGCGAACAGAGCGGCAGTCTCTCGATCGGCACCACCCACACGCAGGCCCGCTACGTGCTGCCGCCGGTGATCAAGCGCTTCCGCGACTGCTTCCCGAGCGTCTCCCTGCACCTTCACCAGGGAACGTCGGAGCAGATTTGGCAGATGATCCGTGGCAAGGAGATCGACTTTGCGATCGTCAGTTCGAGCGGCCAGCCCACGCCTCGCTCGGAGCTCATCATGCTGCCGTGCTACCGGTGGGATCGCACGGTCATCGTGCCGAGGCAACACGCCCTGGCGGAGAGCGACGAGAAGCTGACCCTGCCGCGCCTCGCCGAACACCCGCTGATCACCTATGTGTTCAGCTTCAGCGGCGAGTCGTCGCTGAAGCACGCCTTCGAGCAGGAGGGGTTGACGCCGGAGGTGGTCTTCACGGCACGCGATGCGGACGTGATCAAGACCTACGTGCGTATCGGCATGGGCGTGGGAATCGTCGCCAGCATGGCGGCCGAGTGCGATCCGCAGGGGGATCTCATGACCCTCGATGCGGCGGGCCTGTTCCCCCGCTGCACCACCTGGGTCGCCCTGCGCCGCGACGCGGTGTTGCCGCGGTACATGCAGGTGTTCCTGGAGCTGTTCGCCCCTCACCTAACGCATGAGCTGACCATGCAGGCGATGGAAGCGCCCGGTCAGACAGCCGTCGATGCCTTGCTGGCCGACACGGAACTCAAGCTCTACGGCCCCTGCGCGCAGGCAGAGGCCGACTGA